A genomic stretch from Oculatellaceae cyanobacterium includes:
- a CDS encoding DUF423 domain-containing protein has protein sequence MDITRIFLAIASILAGLSVAAGAFASHALKERLTERSLLIFETAARYQMYHALALLIVALLLTHYPTPPASLITAGVTFILGVVIFSGSLYALSFTGVKWLGAITPLGGVAFLVGWGCLAVAAFSNFKF, from the coding sequence ATGGATATAACTAGAATTTTTTTAGCGATCGCATCAATTTTAGCAGGCTTGTCTGTGGCTGCTGGTGCTTTCGCATCTCATGCTTTAAAAGAAAGACTTACCGAGCGATCGCTTTTAATTTTTGAAACTGCCGCTCGTTATCAAATGTATCATGCTCTAGCTTTATTAATAGTAGCGTTACTGTTAACTCATTATCCAACACCACCTGCAAGTCTTATTACTGCTGGTGTAACTTTTATTTTAGGAGTTGTGATTTTTTCCGGTAGTCTTTACGCGCTCAGTTTTACGGGTGTTAAATGGCTAGGTGCTATTACGCCTTTGGGAGGTGTGGCATTTTTAGTGGGATGGGGTTGTTTAGCAGTTGCTGCTTTTTCAAATTTTAAGTTTTAA
- a CDS encoding response regulator, with amino-acid sequence MVDNYSSCLLLVEDSDEDFEAFGRTMRKSSLANPIYRCTDGEDALDFLYHSGEYTEQTKAPRPALILLDLNLPGTDGREVLKQIKQDEKLKMIPVVVFTTSSNPKDIEVCYQYGVNGYILKPINLEKLTKTIQLLISYWFEAITLPDTVKQV; translated from the coding sequence ATGGTAGACAATTATAGTTCATGCTTGTTGTTGGTTGAAGATAGTGATGAAGATTTTGAAGCTTTTGGACGAACGATGCGGAAGTCGTCTCTTGCTAACCCTATATATCGTTGTACAGATGGGGAAGATGCTTTAGATTTTCTGTATCATAGTGGAGAGTATACAGAACAAACAAAAGCACCACGTCCAGCACTGATTTTGCTCGATCTCAATTTACCAGGAACTGATGGGCGAGAGGTGCTTAAACAAATTAAGCAGGATGAGAAACTCAAAATGATTCCGGTTGTAGTATTCACCACTTCTTCTAATCCCAAGGATATAGAAGTTTGTTATCAATACGGAGTTAATGGTTATATTCTCAAACCGATCAATCTTGAAAAATTGACTAAAACTATCCAGCTTTTAATTAGTTATTGGTTTGAAGCGATCACTCTTCCCGATACAGTGAAACAGGTATGA
- a CDS encoding cytochrome b/b6 domain-containing protein, translated as MDSSVSSQRPKSRPKSNQPIFAKIFHWINLISLSLMITSGLQIYNSNPVFGGRAGWQFPSIFLLGGWLAGGRHWHFAAMWLFAINLLFYGTYIFITRRWKHRFISSSDISAIQKSQNIKRKTYAWHKLAYTAIIPVLLLPLLSGLGMYKPAQLHWIVDLFGSWQALRVVHFIFVPTVIIFAVIHSLLSLKVGGSRLIKSIFL; from the coding sequence ATGGATTCATCTGTTTCTTCTCAACGCCCTAAGTCTCGACCTAAATCTAATCAACCTATCTTTGCCAAAATATTCCACTGGATTAACCTAATCAGTCTCAGCTTGATGATTACCAGTGGACTACAGATTTATAACTCTAACCCTGTTTTTGGGGGAAGGGCAGGTTGGCAATTTCCATCTATCTTTTTGTTGGGGGGTTGGCTGGCTGGAGGTAGACACTGGCACTTCGCGGCTATGTGGTTATTTGCTATTAATTTACTGTTCTACGGTACATACATTTTCATTACTCGTCGGTGGAAGCATCGGTTTATCAGTAGCAGTGACATATCTGCTATCCAAAAAAGTCAGAATATAAAACGCAAAACTTATGCTTGGCACAAATTAGCTTACACTGCGATTATTCCGGTTTTATTACTACCATTACTGAGTGGTTTAGGAATGTATAAACCTGCTCAGTTGCACTGGATTGTTGATTTATTTGGTAGTTGGCAAGCATTAAGAGTAGTTCATTTTATTTTTGTGCCAACTGTAATAATTTTTGCGGTGATTCACTCCTTACTTAGTCTAAAAGTAGGTGGTTCACGTTTAATTAAGTCTATCTTTTTATAG
- a CDS encoding transposase: MKYNPDKHHRRSIRLPGYDYTQAGLYFITICIWQRECLLGHVINSTVELNRYGQVVQYNWNLLAKKFTNVQLDEFVIMPNHIHGVIKLIESGNQPLSEVIRSFKTSSTRRINQLRESIGVPVWQRNYYEHIIRNEESFNIICEYIINNPLSWEQDQLHPNNPSKW, encoded by the coding sequence ATGAAATATAATCCAGATAAACATCATCGCCGTTCAATTCGCTTGCCAGGATATGACTATACGCAAGCAGGGTTATATTTTATTACTATTTGTATTTGGCAACGTGAATGTTTACTAGGTCATGTAATAAATTCCACTGTAGAATTAAACCGTTATGGTCAAGTAGTTCAATATAATTGGAACCTTTTAGCTAAAAAGTTTACTAATGTCCAGTTAGACGAATTTGTAATTATGCCTAATCATATACATGGAGTAATCAAATTAATTGAATCAGGTAATCAGCCCTTATCTGAAGTTATTAGGAGTTTTAAAACCTCTTCTACTCGCCGGATTAATCAACTAAGAGAATCAATAGGTGTTCCGGTTTGGCAGCGTAATTATTATGAACACATTATCCGTAATGAAGAATCTTTTAACATAATTTGTGAATATATAATTAATAATCCTTTGTCTTGGGAGCAGGATCAATTACATCCAAATAATCCATCCAAATGGTAA
- a CDS encoding molybdopterin-dependent oxidoreductase: MSLIQVPKRYLPRRRFLQLSGISSLGLLLNACGSSLFDEAVGKTFEPFNQSVEALLLNPQKPVPEFPKSAIEPDALLINTFDETPKIDSEKFRLTIDGDVNNPISLSMADIQRMALTSMIIRHVCVEGWAAIVEWGGIRLRDIVSLAQPKANVRYAYFKSADGYYSSWDIASTLHPQTLMAYQKNGQPLSIDNGAPLRLASPIKLGYKQSKWVTQITLVSNLMPSKGYWEDQGYEWFAGL, translated from the coding sequence ATGAGTTTGATTCAAGTTCCAAAGCGTTACTTACCACGTCGCCGTTTTCTTCAGTTGTCTGGAATTTCCAGTCTCGGTTTATTATTAAACGCTTGTGGTTCAAGTTTGTTTGATGAGGCTGTAGGTAAAACTTTTGAACCTTTCAATCAGAGTGTAGAAGCTTTATTATTAAATCCTCAAAAGCCTGTACCTGAGTTTCCTAAGAGTGCGATCGAGCCAGATGCTTTACTTATTAATACATTTGACGAAACTCCGAAAATAGATTCAGAGAAGTTTCGTTTGACTATTGACGGTGATGTGAATAATCCTATTAGCCTGAGTATGGCAGATATTCAGCGAATGGCTCTAACTTCTATGATTATTCGCCATGTTTGTGTTGAGGGGTGGGCAGCTATTGTGGAATGGGGTGGTATACGGTTACGGGATATTGTGTCTCTTGCTCAACCTAAAGCAAATGTTCGTTATGCCTATTTTAAATCAGCCGATGGTTACTATTCTAGTTGGGATATAGCTTCAACGTTGCATCCTCAAACTTTGATGGCTTATCAAAAAAATGGACAGCCTTTATCTATTGACAATGGTGCGCCTCTGCGATTAGCTTCTCCTATTAAGTTGGGTTACAAGCAAAGTAAGTGGGTAACTCAAATAACTTTAGTTAGTAATCTGATGCCATCGAAAGGATATTGGGAAGATCAGGGTTATGAGTGGTTTGCAGGGTTATAA
- a CDS encoding ATP-binding protein, whose translation MSQSEVITPQTVDLTNCDREAIHLPGAIQPHGLLFALKEPELEIIQVSNNTFDLIGIHPQNLLKRSLKELLDDQQINSIRECLSEEFEKVNPLTISIKREEQELIFDGIVHRSDQVLILELEPAVFQNKADFFSFHHLVQSPLNKMQKASTLHELCQIIVKEVRKLTGFDRVMLYQFDNEGSGTVVAEDKLEILTPFLDLHYPASDIPLQARKLYVLNRLRLIPDFKYQPAELIPQNNPITNSPLDLSFSVLRSVSPLHIEYLTNMGVTASMSISLIKDKKFWGLIACHHYSPKYVPYAVRTACEFLGQVMSIELVAKEDHEDLDYKIKIKSIQSRFVESITQEENFVNSLVKSKTNLLDIVTAQGVALYSGEEWVVIGKTPNESELNQLMQWVETQFEHDIFYTDSLPKLYPVAESFKDVASGIIALCISQIPKNYILWFRPEVIQTVNWGGNPDKPVEVAQDGSLRLSPRKSFELWQQTVRLKSLPWKKCEIDIALELKSAIIGIVLRKADELAKINIELERSNSELDAFAYIASHDLKEPLRGIHNYSSFLIEDYGHVLTEDGVSKLQTLVRLTQRMEDLINSLLHFSRLGRMDLSMEQTDLNEVLKQVIEVISLNLKDTKLEIRIPQSLPVINCDQIQVNEVFSNLITNAIKYNDKENKWVEIGYLDSLYPDTTTLLKSSTDVVPGGVFYVRDNGIGIREKHRDTVFRIFKRLHAGNKYGGGTGAGLTIARKIVERHNGSLWVESTYGEGSTFYFTLQG comes from the coding sequence ATGAGTCAGTCAGAAGTCATAACCCCCCAAACCGTTGATTTAACTAACTGCGATCGCGAAGCTATTCACCTTCCTGGTGCTATTCAGCCTCACGGTCTCCTTTTTGCTTTAAAAGAACCAGAATTAGAAATTATCCAAGTTAGCAATAATACTTTCGATCTCATCGGCATTCATCCTCAAAATTTGCTGAAAAGATCGCTAAAAGAACTACTCGACGATCAACAGATAAATTCTATACGAGAATGTTTATCAGAAGAATTTGAAAAAGTCAACCCTCTGACTATATCTATTAAACGTGAAGAACAAGAATTAATTTTTGATGGCATCGTTCATCGCTCAGATCAGGTATTAATTCTTGAACTAGAACCTGCTGTTTTTCAAAATAAAGCTGACTTTTTTAGCTTTCATCATTTAGTACAAAGTCCTCTAAACAAAATGCAGAAGGCTTCAACTCTGCATGAGCTTTGTCAAATTATTGTCAAAGAAGTGAGAAAGCTGACTGGTTTTGATCGAGTCATGCTCTATCAATTTGATAATGAAGGATCTGGTACAGTTGTAGCAGAGGATAAGCTAGAAATTTTAACTCCTTTTCTTGACTTGCACTATCCGGCTTCAGATATTCCTCTGCAAGCGAGAAAACTCTATGTTCTGAATCGGCTGCGTTTAATTCCTGACTTCAAATACCAACCTGCCGAACTAATTCCTCAGAATAATCCCATTACAAATAGTCCCCTGGATTTAAGTTTTTCTGTTTTAAGAAGCGTTTCCCCTTTACATATTGAATACTTGACAAACATGGGCGTTACTGCGTCTATGTCCATTTCATTAATCAAAGATAAAAAATTTTGGGGATTAATTGCTTGCCATCATTACTCACCTAAATATGTTCCATACGCGGTGCGTACTGCTTGTGAGTTTTTGGGGCAAGTTATGTCTATAGAACTTGTTGCTAAAGAAGACCATGAAGATTTAGATTACAAAATAAAAATTAAATCAATTCAATCTAGATTTGTCGAATCTATTACTCAAGAAGAGAATTTTGTCAATAGTTTGGTTAAATCCAAAACCAATTTGCTAGACATAGTAACTGCTCAAGGCGTTGCTTTGTATTCCGGTGAAGAGTGGGTAGTTATCGGTAAAACACCAAATGAATCTGAACTAAACCAATTAATGCAATGGGTAGAAACACAATTTGAGCATGATATTTTTTACACAGATTCCTTGCCTAAGCTTTACCCAGTAGCAGAAAGTTTCAAAGACGTAGCCAGTGGAATTATAGCTCTTTGTATTTCTCAAATTCCTAAAAATTATATTTTATGGTTTCGTCCTGAAGTAATTCAAACTGTAAATTGGGGAGGTAATCCTGACAAACCAGTTGAGGTAGCACAGGATGGGAGTTTGCGTCTTTCACCCCGCAAATCTTTTGAGCTATGGCAACAAACTGTGCGATTAAAGTCTTTACCTTGGAAAAAGTGTGAAATAGATATAGCTTTAGAACTTAAAAGTGCGATTATCGGAATTGTGTTGCGTAAGGCTGACGAACTAGCAAAAATTAATATTGAGTTAGAACGCAGTAACAGCGAATTGGATGCCTTTGCTTATATTGCTTCTCATGATTTGAAAGAACCATTGCGAGGAATTCATAACTACTCAAGCTTCCTGATTGAAGACTATGGTCATGTACTTACTGAAGATGGAGTCTCAAAACTCCAAACTTTAGTCCGTCTCACTCAACGGATGGAAGATTTGATTAATTCTTTACTACATTTTTCTCGTTTGGGCAGAATGGATTTGTCGATGGAGCAAACAGATCTAAACGAAGTATTGAAGCAAGTTATTGAAGTAATTAGCCTAAATTTGAAAGATACAAAATTAGAGATCCGTATTCCCCAATCTTTGCCTGTAATTAACTGTGACCAAATTCAAGTAAATGAAGTATTTAGTAATTTGATTACGAATGCCATCAAGTATAACGACAAAGAAAATAAATGGGTGGAAATTGGCTATTTAGATAGCTTGTACCCAGATACTACCACATTATTAAAAAGTTCAACGGATGTAGTACCAGGAGGTGTTTTCTATGTCCGAGATAACGGCATTGGTATTAGAGAAAAACACCGTGATACTGTGTTTCGCATTTTCAAGCGCCTACACGCGGGTAACAAGTATGGTGGGGGAACTGGTGCTGGTTTAACTATTGCTAGAAAAATTGTTGAGCGCCATAACGGTAGCCTTTGGGTTGAATCTACTTATGGTGAAGGCAGTACATTTTATTTTACATTGCAAGGTTGA
- a CDS encoding DUF29 domain-containing protein → MTVSQNSDGVYATSQHRTSKLYNQDFCLWASETAKLLRDGKFSELDLENLIEEVEDMSGSQRRALLSNLRVLLMHLLKYKYQPEKRSTSWRSSIIEHRIRLEDSFEESPSLRGYFLEVFDQAYQKARKQAALETELPLNTFPSESPFTAEQTLDEHFLSE, encoded by the coding sequence ATGACAGTATCTCAAAATAGCGATGGCGTTTACGCCACCTCACAACACCGCACTTCTAAGCTATACAATCAGGATTTTTGTTTGTGGGCATCAGAAACAGCAAAACTTTTGCGAGACGGCAAGTTTTCGGAACTCGATCTGGAAAACTTAATCGAAGAAGTAGAAGATATGAGTGGTAGTCAAAGGCGGGCGTTATTAAGTAATCTTCGAGTTTTGTTAATGCACTTATTAAAGTACAAATATCAACCCGAAAAAAGGTCTACCAGTTGGCGTAGTTCAATTATTGAACATCGCATTCGTTTAGAAGATTCCTTTGAGGAAAGTCCCAGCCTGAGAGGGTATTTTCTGGAAGTTTTTGATCAAGCTTATCAGAAGGCTAGAAAACAAGCTGCTCTTGAAACAGAATTGCCTCTAAATACATTTCCTAGCGAGTCGCCTTTTACTGCCGAACAAACTCTAGATGAACATTTTTTATCCGAATAA
- a CDS encoding thioredoxin family protein, with protein sequence MKLNEYLLQRRQLLSYFGLGIGTVALSLGFKKATTPTSAFTADASPDAVPNSTSVAASSTRESLPEFQGLSQWLNSTPLKVADLKNQVVLVQIWTFACINCQRTLPYITRWHRQYAAQGLKVIGIHTPEFPFERDVNNVKKALKRHKISYPVALDNEYKTWNAYQNNYWPHLFLADRQGFLRYDHIGEGAYQETEQLIKKLLG encoded by the coding sequence ATGAAATTAAACGAATATCTTTTACAACGCCGCCAATTACTGTCCTATTTTGGGCTAGGAATTGGCACAGTCGCACTTAGTCTGGGTTTCAAAAAAGCAACTACTCCAACTTCTGCTTTTACTGCTGATGCTTCCCCTGATGCTGTCCCTAACTCTACCTCTGTTGCTGCCTCATCAACTAGGGAATCTTTACCAGAATTTCAAGGTCTTAGCCAATGGCTAAATTCTACTCCTCTTAAAGTGGCTGACCTCAAAAATCAAGTTGTATTAGTGCAAATTTGGACGTTTGCTTGCATCAACTGCCAACGCACCCTACCATATATAACTCGTTGGCATCGCCAGTATGCCGCTCAGGGACTTAAGGTGATTGGGATACATACCCCAGAATTTCCCTTTGAGCGGGATGTGAATAATGTTAAAAAAGCTTTGAAGCGGCACAAAATTAGCTATCCAGTTGCTTTGGATAATGAGTATAAAACTTGGAATGCCTACCAGAACAATTATTGGCCGCATCTATTTTTAGCAGACCGTCAGGGATTTTTGCGTTATGACCACATTGGAGAAGGAGCTTATCAGGAAACCGAACAATTAATTAAGAAACTATTAGGGTAG
- a CDS encoding ATP-binding protein encodes MRENKQTILIIDDCLEDRETYRRYLLQDSKYSYTIVEEEYGENGLELCRLIKPDVILLDFLLPDIDGLEFLNELKTKRDFIDVPVVMLTGQGNEAIAVQVMKSGASDYLVKGEMTPESLRLAIHNVVEQTRLRRQLAYSEQRFQTSVENMLDCFGIYTSVRDRSGNIINFLVEYVNAAACAMSRMSKEEQVGKNLLELLPDHHQLFEQYCQVVETGTPLVTEISVYADIFNQQYLPRILEIHAAKLNDGFVVSWRDITDRKIAESEISKSLAKEKELNELKSHFISIASHEFRTPLTTILSATELLEYYSERFTQEKNLSYINLIQSCVNQMNGLLNDVLLLAKSEAGKLDFNPESFDLFNFCDEIIEGMQLSASHQHTITFINNSAELGDSLGRLIVCMDEKLLRHILNNLLSNAIKYSPEDREVYFKLKIEDKLAVFEVQDSGIGIPPEDQVHLFESFHRARNVGNIPGTGLGLAIVKNYVDIHGGTIDVESEVDKGTRFIVKLPLN; translated from the coding sequence ATGAGAGAGAACAAACAAACGATTTTAATTATTGATGATTGTCTAGAAGATCGAGAAACTTATCGTCGTTATTTGCTTCAGGACTCTAAATACAGCTATACGATTGTGGAGGAAGAGTATGGAGAAAATGGACTGGAATTGTGCAGGTTAATCAAGCCAGATGTGATTTTGCTAGATTTCCTGCTACCAGATATTGATGGACTTGAGTTTTTAAATGAGTTAAAGACTAAGAGAGATTTTATTGATGTTCCTGTGGTGATGTTAACAGGTCAGGGGAATGAAGCGATCGCAGTGCAAGTGATGAAAAGCGGTGCTTCTGATTATTTAGTCAAAGGAGAAATGACTCCAGAAAGCCTGCGTCTGGCGATTCATAATGTTGTTGAACAGACTCGGTTGAGGAGGCAACTAGCATACAGCGAACAACGCTTTCAAACTTCAGTAGAGAATATGCTGGATTGTTTCGGTATATATACCAGCGTTCGCGATCGCTCTGGCAATATTATAAATTTTTTAGTTGAATATGTTAACGCTGCGGCTTGTGCTATGAGCCGCATGAGCAAAGAAGAACAAGTTGGTAAAAACCTACTAGAATTACTACCGGATCATCATCAGTTATTTGAGCAGTATTGCCAGGTTGTAGAAACGGGTACACCTCTAGTTACAGAAATTTCTGTTTATGCCGATATTTTTAACCAGCAATATTTACCGAGAATTTTAGAAATCCACGCTGCCAAACTCAATGATGGTTTTGTTGTTTCCTGGCGCGATATTACCGATCGCAAAATTGCTGAGTCAGAAATTAGCAAGTCATTAGCCAAGGAAAAAGAACTTAATGAACTCAAATCTCACTTTATTTCTATAGCTTCCCATGAGTTTCGTACCCCGCTAACTACAATTCTGTCTGCTACTGAATTGTTGGAATATTACAGCGAGCGCTTCACTCAAGAGAAAAACCTTTCTTATATAAATCTGATTCAATCTTGCGTCAATCAGATGAATGGATTGTTAAATGATGTTTTGCTGCTGGCTAAATCTGAAGCTGGAAAGCTAGATTTCAATCCAGAATCCTTTGATTTATTCAATTTTTGCGATGAGATAATTGAGGGAATGCAATTGAGTGCTAGTCATCAGCACACTATTACTTTTATCAATAACTCGGCAGAATTAGGCGACTCACTAGGTAGGTTGATTGTCTGTATGGACGAAAAGTTGCTGCGACACATCCTCAACAATTTACTTTCTAATGCGATTAAGTATTCACCTGAAGACAGGGAAGTTTATTTTAAATTAAAAATTGAGGATAAATTGGCGGTCTTTGAGGTTCAAGACTCTGGAATTGGCATTCCTCCCGAAGACCAAGTTCACTTATTTGAGTCTTTTCATCGAGCTAGAAATGTTGGTAATATTCCTGGTACAGGGTTAGGGTTAGCGATCGTGAAAAACTATGTGGATATTCACGGTGGCACAATTGATGTTGAGAGTGAAGTAGACAAGGGGACAAGATTTATAGTTAAGTTACCGTTAAATTAA
- a CDS encoding response regulator translates to MQIEPKVNILLVDDYPENLLTLEAILSGLNQNLVRASSGEEALRCILHQDFAVVLLDVQMPGLDGFETATMIRQRMRSQLTPIIFLTAFHSNDNFIYKGYSLGAVDYLLKPIDPEILISKVTVFVDLFKKTAEIKRQAAQLEAVNAKLQESKQTLQDFLDNANDLIQILSLDGHFTYVNRTWQQTLGYSLEEISNLTYFDIIHPAHRANLEFVIKAIQLNKENCIIDTKFITKDGKELEVEGNLNCRFEENKPIAIRCIFRDISERKQAEETRAQFTREQAARQQAEAANRMKDEFLAVLSHELRTPLNSMLGWVRLLLTRNYDQKATNQALQTIERNAKLQAQLIEDILDVSRIIQGKLQIHLHPINLVAVIDAAVEAVRPNAETKAIKLEQIYDEVAANSSVLVRGDFARLQQICWNLLTNAIKFSPQGGEVQITLKLIEENFVQIQITDNGIGISKEFLPHIFERFRQADSTSTRSQGGLGLGLAIVRHIVELHGGSIKAESEGEDRGSTFTVTLSLICNNIEANNGKAIIHKSDNELNLDIPIKLDGLHILVVDDEADARDLLEVVFAEYGAKVTTAASASEAIELIKSLQPDILISDIGMPNEDGYTLVKKVRELDSQQAREIPAIALTAYVTKEDNKHAISSGFQMHLSKPVDTNALITAVAKLTGKMPMINQK, encoded by the coding sequence ATGCAAATCGAACCAAAAGTTAATATCCTTCTGGTTGACGACTACCCAGAAAACTTGCTGACATTAGAAGCGATTCTAAGCGGCTTAAATCAAAATCTAGTCAGGGCTTCCTCTGGAGAAGAAGCTTTACGCTGCATACTGCATCAAGACTTCGCGGTAGTTTTACTGGATGTGCAGATGCCAGGATTAGACGGATTTGAAACCGCAACCATGATTCGGCAAAGAATGCGATCGCAACTTACCCCAATCATCTTTCTTACCGCCTTTCACAGCAATGATAATTTTATATATAAAGGTTATTCTTTAGGCGCAGTTGATTATTTACTTAAGCCAATTGATCCTGAAATACTAATTTCCAAAGTTACAGTATTTGTAGACTTATTTAAAAAAACCGCAGAAATAAAACGACAAGCAGCACAGCTTGAAGCAGTTAATGCAAAACTCCAAGAAAGTAAACAGACATTACAAGATTTTTTAGATAACGCCAACGATTTAATTCAAATCCTCTCGCTAGATGGACATTTTACCTACGTCAATCGCACTTGGCAACAAACACTAGGTTATTCTTTAGAAGAAATTAGTAACCTCACTTATTTTGATATTATTCACCCCGCTCATCGTGCCAATCTAGAATTTGTAATCAAAGCAATTCAACTAAATAAAGAAAATTGTATAATTGATACCAAATTTATTACAAAAGACGGTAAAGAACTTGAAGTAGAAGGAAATTTAAACTGTCGATTTGAAGAAAATAAACCTATAGCAATTAGGTGTATATTTCGAGATATTAGTGAACGCAAGCAAGCGGAAGAAACACGCGCTCAATTTACTCGTGAACAGGCAGCACGACAACAAGCTGAAGCAGCTAACCGCATGAAAGATGAATTTTTAGCGGTACTTTCTCACGAACTCCGCACCCCTCTTAACTCAATGTTAGGATGGGTGCGATTATTACTTACTAGAAACTACGATCAAAAAGCTACTAATCAAGCGTTGCAAACTATAGAACGTAACGCTAAATTACAGGCGCAATTAATCGAAGATATTTTAGATGTTTCGCGCATTATTCAAGGCAAATTGCAGATACATCTACACCCAATAAATCTTGTAGCAGTTATTGATGCAGCAGTAGAAGCAGTACGTCCTAATGCTGAGACTAAGGCTATTAAATTAGAACAGATATATGATGAGGTGGCAGCAAATTCCTCAGTTTTAGTACGAGGTGATTTTGCTCGCTTGCAGCAAATTTGCTGGAATTTATTAACTAATGCGATAAAATTCAGCCCACAAGGAGGAGAAGTCCAGATCACACTAAAATTAATTGAGGAAAATTTTGTCCAAATACAAATTACGGATAATGGAATTGGTATTAGTAAAGAATTTTTACCTCATATCTTTGAGCGTTTTCGTCAAGCAGATAGTACCAGTACAAGATCGCAAGGCGGGCTTGGGCTTGGGTTGGCAATAGTACGTCACATTGTTGAACTACACGGTGGTAGTATTAAAGCTGAAAGTGAAGGTGAAGATAGAGGATCAACATTTACGGTAACATTGTCTCTTATTTGTAATAATATAGAAGCCAATAATGGTAAAGCAATTATTCATAAAAGCGACAATGAATTAAATTTAGATATACCCATAAAACTTGATGGCTTGCATATACTTGTTGTTGATGATGAAGCTGATGCACGAGATTTACTAGAGGTAGTATTTGCAGAATACGGAGCTAAAGTCACCACAGCAGCATCAGCTTCAGAAGCAATTGAATTAATTAAATCATTACAACCAGATATATTAATTAGCGATATTGGGATGCCTAACGAAGACGGCTATACTTTAGTTAAAAAGGTAAGAGAACTTGATAGTCAACAAGCTAGAGAAATTCCGGCGATCGCTTTAACAGCTTACGTCACAAAAGAAGATAATAAACACGCAATTTCATCTGGTTTTCAAATGCACTTATCCAAACCAGTAGATACAAACGCATTAATTACAGCAGTAGCAAAACTTACCGGAAAAATGCCAATGATTAATCAAAAGTAG